A genomic stretch from Cloacibacterium caeni includes:
- a CDS encoding FtsL-like putative cell division protein translates to MAKRVTYNKKPKKLTFMDIMKGNFLNRDEVKVHYKYFLLIFSLLMIMIYSNHLVNKKIETVNQLKEQAEEYKSRNAYAQSRLIKVRMESELSKEMEGDSLMSLENHPHKLLIKVDSLENGDK, encoded by the coding sequence GTGGCAAAAAGAGTAACATATAATAAAAAACCAAAGAAACTTACTTTCATGGATATCATGAAGGGAAACTTCTTAAACCGTGATGAAGTAAAAGTTCATTACAAATATTTTTTACTCATTTTTTCCTTGTTGATGATTATGATTTACAGCAATCACTTGGTCAACAAAAAAATAGAAACCGTAAACCAACTTAAAGAACAGGCAGAAGAATATAAATCTAGAAATGCTTACGCACAGAGCAGATTGATTAAAGTAAGAATGGAAAGTGAGCTAAGCAAAGAAATGGAAGGAGATTCTCTAATGTCTTTAGAAAATCATCCACATAAACTTTTAATAAAAGTAGACAGTTTAGAAAATGGCGATAAATAG
- the rsmH gene encoding 16S rRNA (cytosine(1402)-N(4))-methyltransferase RsmH: MYHNPVLLKESIDALITNPDGVYVDVTFGGGGHSREILKRLSSKGKLYSFDQDLDALNNSIDDERFTLINQNFRFLENSLLMYGVTEVDGILGDLGVSSHQFDAAERGFSTRSDAPLDMRMNVMQHLDARKVVNEYEEEHLADIFYYYGEIREARKLAREIVHARKVKEIVTTEDLKKVFSYIPQFKQNKFFAQLFQAIRIEVNQELEVLKEMLLQSYKILKKEGRLVVISYHSLEDRLVKRFLKNGMFEGEPERDIYGNYAKAFELLKSKAIIPTEEEIEENSRARSAKMRVGIKI, from the coding sequence ATGTATCACAATCCTGTATTATTAAAGGAAAGTATAGACGCTCTCATCACTAATCCTGATGGAGTTTACGTAGATGTAACTTTCGGTGGAGGTGGCCATTCTCGTGAAATATTAAAAAGACTTTCCAGCAAAGGAAAACTATACAGTTTTGACCAAGATTTAGACGCGCTTAACAATTCAATTGATGATGAAAGATTTACATTAATCAATCAGAATTTTAGATTTTTAGAAAATTCATTGTTGATGTACGGCGTAACTGAAGTAGACGGAATTTTAGGAGATTTAGGTGTTTCTTCTCACCAATTTGATGCTGCAGAACGTGGTTTTTCTACCAGAAGTGATGCACCTCTAGACATGAGAATGAACGTGATGCAACATCTAGACGCGAGAAAAGTAGTGAATGAATACGAAGAAGAACATTTGGCTGATATTTTCTACTACTATGGTGAAATAAGAGAAGCCAGAAAACTAGCGAGAGAAATTGTACACGCTAGAAAAGTAAAGGAAATTGTAACCACCGAAGATTTGAAAAAAGTCTTTAGTTATATTCCACAATTTAAGCAGAATAAATTTTTTGCACAGTTGTTCCAAGCGATTAGAATAGAGGTAAATCAAGAGCTAGAAGTTTTAAAAGAAATGTTGCTACAGTCTTATAAAATCTTGAAAAAAGAAGGAAGATTAGTCGTAATTTCTTATCATTCTTTAGAAGACAGATTGGTAAAACGTTTCCTAAAAAACGGAATGTTCGAAGGAGAACCAGAACGAGATATTTATGGAAATTATGCTAAAGCTTTTGAATTGTTAAAAAGTAAAGCCATCATTCCAACAGAAGAAGAAATAGAAGAAAATTCTAGAGCAAGAAGTGCAAAAATGCGAGTGGGAATAAAAATATAA
- the mraZ gene encoding division/cell wall cluster transcriptional repressor MraZ yields MIHFYETYECKIDDKGRIKLPSSLVKLLQSSEDKNFVIKRAVFQNCLEVYPMQPWEKLMKKINGLNRFVKKNADFIRMFTAGVKNVELDSSERILIPKDLKQFANLHKEIVISGAGEQFEIWDKEAYEKVIATNEVDFGKLTEEVMGDINFDEE; encoded by the coding sequence ATGATTCATTTCTACGAAACATATGAATGCAAGATTGATGACAAAGGCAGAATAAAGCTTCCTTCGTCATTAGTAAAACTATTGCAAAGTTCTGAGGACAAGAACTTTGTAATTAAGCGTGCTGTGTTTCAGAATTGCTTAGAAGTTTACCCAATGCAGCCTTGGGAAAAACTGATGAAAAAGATAAACGGACTGAACCGTTTCGTGAAAAAGAATGCAGATTTCATCAGAATGTTTACCGCCGGTGTAAAAAACGTAGAGCTGGATTCTTCTGAGAGGATTCTTATTCCAAAAGATTTGAAACAATTTGCCAATCTTCATAAAGAAATAGTGATTTCAGGAGCAGGTGAACAGTTTGAAATTTGGGACAAAGAAGCGTATGAAAAAGTAATTGCTACCAACGAAGTTGATTTCGGGAAACTAACCGAAGAAGTGATGGGCGACATCAATTTTGACGAAGAATAA
- a CDS encoding alpha/beta fold hydrolase yields MIFNTKKEKKYTFIESGEGHPMVLLHGLMGGLSNFDKMITYFSERGYKVYVPQLPIYDLPVLNTNLTSIAKYVARFIKDKIGQPVTLVGNSMGGHIGLILTLANPELVHSLVLTGSSGLYEKSFGETFPRRGDRDYIKKKTEEVFFDPKVATDELVDEVFAVVNDRMKGIKTVLLAKSAIKHNMLHDLPKIKQPTCIIWGKQDGVTPPDVAEEMDRQIPNSDLFWLDECGHAAMMEKPEEFNEILYNWLKDKI; encoded by the coding sequence ATGATTTTTAATACCAAAAAGGAGAAGAAATATACATTTATAGAAAGCGGAGAAGGTCATCCTATGGTGCTTCTACATGGATTGATGGGAGGCTTAAGTAATTTTGATAAAATGATTACTTATTTCTCAGAAAGAGGCTATAAAGTTTATGTTCCGCAACTTCCTATTTATGATTTGCCAGTGCTGAATACTAATCTTACCAGCATCGCAAAATATGTAGCAAGATTTATAAAAGATAAAATAGGACAACCCGTAACTTTAGTGGGGAATTCTATGGGTGGTCATATTGGCCTTATTCTTACATTAGCTAATCCAGAGTTAGTGCATTCTTTAGTTTTAACAGGAAGTTCTGGTTTGTACGAAAAAAGTTTTGGAGAAACTTTCCCAAGAAGAGGGGATAGAGACTATATCAAAAAGAAAACAGAAGAAGTTTTCTTTGACCCGAAAGTAGCTACAGATGAATTAGTAGACGAAGTTTTCGCGGTGGTAAATGATAGAATGAAAGGCATTAAAACAGTGCTTTTAGCGAAAAGTGCCATCAAGCATAACATGCTCCATGATTTGCCAAAAATAAAACAGCCAACTTGTATTATTTGGGGAAAACAAGACGGAGTAACTCCACCCGATGTAGCAGAAGAAATGGATAGACAAATTCCTAATTCAGACTTGTTCTGGTTAGATGAATGCGGTCACGCTGCGATGATGGAAAAACCAGAAGAATTTAATGAAATTCTTTACAACTGGTTAAAAGATAAAATTTAG
- the yihA gene encoding ribosome biogenesis GTP-binding protein YihA/YsxC translates to MIVKTVNFVKSSGKWQECPEPTIPEYAFIGRSNVGKSSLINAIMNHKDLAKTSQTPGKTQLINHFLVNENWYLTDLPGYGYAKVSKSLRKDFEKLITNYILNRKNLVTLFVLVDIRHTPQKIDLEFMEWCGENGVPFSIVFTKQDKLKPGAADRNVEVYKTKLLESWEDLPDIYITSAEKKMGGDEILKFIEKTNAYLVKNKVKFV, encoded by the coding sequence ATGATAGTAAAGACTGTAAACTTTGTAAAATCTAGTGGGAAATGGCAAGAGTGCCCAGAACCTACGATTCCTGAATATGCTTTTATCGGTAGAAGTAACGTGGGGAAATCTTCGTTAATCAATGCCATTATGAATCATAAAGATTTGGCAAAAACTTCGCAAACTCCTGGGAAAACACAGCTGATTAATCATTTTTTGGTGAATGAAAATTGGTATCTTACCGACTTACCTGGCTATGGTTATGCTAAAGTTTCTAAAAGTTTGAGAAAAGATTTTGAAAAACTCATCACCAATTATATTCTGAATAGGAAAAATTTAGTAACCCTTTTTGTTTTAGTAGACATAAGACATACTCCGCAAAAAATAGATTTAGAATTTATGGAATGGTGCGGAGAAAATGGGGTGCCGTTTTCTATCGTTTTTACCAAGCAGGATAAGCTAAAACCAGGAGCTGCCGACAGAAATGTAGAAGTATATAAAACCAAACTTCTAGAATCTTGGGAAGATTTACCAGATATTTATATTACTTCTGCCGAAAAGAAAATGGGTGGTGATGAAATTCTGAAATTCATAGAAAAGACCAATGCTTATTTGGTTAAAAATAAAGTGAAGTTCGTGTAG
- a CDS encoding GNAT family N-acetyltransferase, translated as MSDIFNITWKIKSFEELSIHELYEILKVRQEVFVVEQTCYYLDADGYDQKALHLFAEKEGKVVAYCRIFPEGVKYPEASIGRVLTHPDFRNLKLGKTLIQFALEAIKTRFNTSECRISAQDYLIKFYSDFGFQDTGKKYLEDDIPHTEMARK; from the coding sequence ATGAGTGATATTTTTAATATAACATGGAAAATAAAATCATTTGAAGAGCTATCCATTCACGAATTGTATGAGATTTTGAAAGTGAGACAAGAGGTTTTCGTGGTAGAGCAAACTTGTTATTACTTAGATGCAGATGGTTATGACCAGAAAGCGCTTCATCTTTTTGCAGAAAAAGAAGGGAAAGTGGTTGCGTATTGTAGGATTTTTCCTGAAGGCGTAAAATATCCAGAAGCTTCCATCGGAAGAGTTCTTACCCATCCTGATTTTAGAAATTTAAAACTAGGGAAAACTCTTATCCAATTTGCTTTAGAAGCTATAAAAACCAGATTTAATACCAGTGAATGTAGAATTTCTGCACAAGATTATCTCATTAAATTTTACAGTGATTTTGGGTTTCAAGACACTGGGAAAAAATATCTGGAAGATGATATTCCACATACAGAAATGGCGAGAAAATAA
- the msrA gene encoding peptide-methionine (S)-S-oxide reductase MsrA, translating into MKKFFIFLMSILLISCNGQENKVSKKKNLKMENKNLEYATFGGGCFWCVEACFDMLKGVESVTSGYSGGHKENPTYEEVCTGETGHAEVVQIAFDPSVISFSQLLESFWFLHDPTQLNRQGEDIGTQYRSVIFYHSEKQKEEAQVSLENSEKSGKWNGKYVTQIVPFEKFWGAEKYHQNYFEINPNQPYCSAVVGPKVAKFKKHFGELGLLK; encoded by the coding sequence ATGAAAAAGTTTTTTATATTTTTGATGAGTATTTTACTGATTTCTTGTAACGGACAAGAAAATAAAGTTTCAAAGAAAAAAAATCTTAAAATGGAAAACAAAAATCTAGAATATGCTACGTTTGGTGGCGGTTGTTTTTGGTGTGTAGAAGCATGTTTTGACATGTTAAAAGGTGTAGAATCTGTAACTTCTGGCTATTCTGGTGGTCATAAAGAAAATCCTACTTACGAAGAAGTTTGTACAGGTGAAACGGGTCATGCAGAAGTGGTACAAATCGCCTTTGATCCTTCTGTTATTTCTTTTTCGCAATTGTTAGAATCTTTTTGGTTCCTGCACGATCCTACCCAATTAAACAGACAAGGTGAAGACATCGGTACACAATACCGTTCCGTAATTTTCTATCATTCTGAAAAACAAAAAGAAGAAGCACAAGTTTCTCTGGAAAATTCAGAAAAATCTGGAAAATGGAACGGGAAATATGTTACTCAAATCGTTCCTTTTGAAAAATTCTGGGGCGCAGAGAAATATCACCAAAACTATTTTGAAATCAATCCTAATCAGCCTTATTGTAGCGCTGTAGTAGGTCCAAAAGTAGCCAAATTCAAAAAACATTTCGGCGAACTTGGGCTATTGAAATAA
- a CDS encoding DUF3575 domain-containing protein: MKKLITIFTLAVSTFTFSQNSTTLKSNDIVINPVALVLGAVNVEYERIISENSGIGVTTSFLLDDYIIDDNNGFSITPYYNYYFGKKRANGFYIGGYCSINSGDVEKSYYVSSQYGGYTMYTTEKETNFGVGFKFGGKWVVKNDIVLEIGTGLGRNFGGENKVNTTGMLGIGKRF, encoded by the coding sequence ATGAAAAAACTGATTACAATTTTTACTCTAGCTGTTAGCACGTTTACATTTTCTCAAAATTCTACAACTTTAAAATCAAATGACATCGTGATAAATCCTGTTGCATTAGTTTTAGGAGCAGTAAATGTAGAGTACGAAAGAATTATTTCTGAAAACTCAGGAATTGGGGTTACCACTTCTTTTCTTCTTGATGACTATATAATAGATGATAATAATGGGTTCAGTATAACACCTTATTATAATTACTATTTTGGTAAAAAAAGAGCCAATGGTTTTTATATTGGCGGATATTGCAGCATTAACAGTGGAGATGTAGAAAAATCTTATTATGTTTCTTCTCAATATGGAGGATACACTATGTATACTACAGAAAAAGAAACCAATTTTGGTGTCGGATTTAAATTCGGAGGAAAGTGGGTGGTAAAAAATGATATTGTCTTAGAAATCGGAACAGGATTAGGACGAAATTTTGGAGGAGAAAATAAAGTAAACACCACAGGAATGTTAGGAATTGGCAAAAGATTTTAA